One Aspergillus oryzae RIB40 DNA, chromosome 2 genomic window carries:
- a CDS encoding type I HSP40 co-chaperone YDJ1 (molecular chaperone (DnaJ superfamily)): protein MVKETKFYDVLGVAPTATEAQLKTAYKKGALKYHPDKNANNPDAAEKFKELSRAYEILSDSQKRSIYDQLGEEGLENGGGAGGMGAEDLFAQFFGGGGGFGGMFGGGMREQGPKKARTIHHVHKVNLEDIYRGKVSKLALQKSVICPGCDGRGGKEGAVKSCGGCNGTGMKTMMRQMGPMIQRFQTVCPDCSGEGETIRERDRCKRCNGKKTVVERKVLHVHVDKGVRNGHKIEFRGEGDQMPGVLPGDVVFEIEQKPHPRFQRKEDDLFYHAEIDLLTALAGGTINIEHLDDRWLTVNIAPGEVVTPGAIKVIKGQGMPSFRHHDFGNLYIQFDVKFPEKDQLNNLNLLEQVLPPRMEQPQPPTDSMVEDFELEDIDSSEYSQARAHGAAGSMDEDDDDVPPGAERVQCASQ, encoded by the exons ATGGTCAAGGAAACCAAGTTTTACGACGTTCTCGGG GTTGCCCCCACAGCCACAGAGGCTCAACTGAAGACCGCCTATAAGAAGGGTGCCCTCAAATATCACCCTG ACAAGAACGCAAACAACCccgatgctgctgaaaagTTCAAGGAGCTCTCCCGTGCCTATGAAATTCTCTCCGACTCCCAGAAGCGTTCTATTTACGACCAGCTCGGTGAGGAGGGTCTCGAAAATGGTGGAGGCGCCGGTGGAATGGGTGCTGAGGATCTCTTTGCCCAGTTCTtcggtggcggcggtggctttggaggtaTGTTTGGTGGTGGCATGCGGGAGCAGGGCCCCAAGAAGGCCCGCACCATCCATCACGTTCACAAGGTCAACCTGGAGGACATCTACCGTGGAAAGGTTTCGAAGTTGGCCCTGCAGAAGTCTGTCATTTGCCCTGGCTGTGATGGCCGTGGTGGTAAGGAAGGTGCCGTCAAGTCGTGTGGCGGCTGCAATGGTACCGGTATGAAGACTATGATGCGCCAGATGGGACCTATGATCCAGCGGTTCCAGACTGTTTGCCCAGACTGCAGTGGTGAGGGTGAGACCATTCGGGAGCGCGATCGCTGCAAGCGCTGCAACGGTAAGAAGACCGTTGTTGAGCGCAAGGTCCTCCACGTCCATGTCGACAAGGGTGTCAGGAACGGCCACAAGATCGAGTTCCGTGGGGAGGGTGACCAGATGCCTGGCGTCCTACCCGGAGATGTGGTCTTCGAGATTGAACAGAAGCCTCACCCCCGGTTCCAGCGTAAGGAAGATGACCTCTTCTATCACGCTGAAATCGATCTTCTCACAGCTCTTGCTGGCGGTACCATCAACATTGAGCACCTCGATGACCGCTGGTTGACTGTGAACATCGCACCTGGCGAGGTTGTTACTCCTG GCGCTATCAAGGTGATCAAGGGCCAGGGTATGCCGTCATTCCGCCACCATGACTTCGGCAACCTCTATATTCAGTTTGACGTCAAGTTCCCCGAGAAGGATCAgctcaacaacctcaacctTTTGGAACAGGTTCTGCCCCCCCGGATGGAGCAGCCTCAACCACCTACCGATTCTATGGTGGAGGACTTCGAGCTGGAGGACATTGACTCTAGCGAGTACTCCCAGGCACGCGCCCATGGTGCTGCCGGTTCcatggatgaggatgatgacgacgtTCCTCCTGGTGCTGAGAGAGTGCAGTGCGCCTCTCAGTAA
- a CDS encoding cytosine deaminase (cytosine deaminase FCY1 and related enzymes), which yields MESDPGFVAALEEAKQGYAEGGVPIGAALVSKDGKILGRGHNMRVQKGSATLHAEMSALENSGRLPASAYEGATMYTTLSPCDMCTGACILYKVKRVVIGENKSFMGGEEYLKNRGKELVVLNNEECKQLMEKFMKEKPELW from the exons ATGGAGTCAGACCCTGGGTTTGTTGCTGCCCTCGAGGAGGCAAAGCAAGGTTACGCCGAGGGTGGAGTTCCCATCGGCGCGGCGTTGGTCTCCAAAGATGGCAAAATCCTTGGCCGTGGACATAATATGCGCGTTCAGAAGGGGAGTGCAACATTACAT GCCGAGATGTCTGCTCTGGAGAACTCAGGCCGCCTTCCTGCTTCGGCCTATGAAGGTGCTACCATGTATACGACCTTGTCTCCCTGTGATATGTGCACGGGTGCCTGCATCCTCTATAAGGTGAAGCGCGTGGTCATTGGAGAGAACAAGAGCTTCATGGGTGGGGAAGAATATCTCAAGAACCGTGGCAAGGAACTGGTTGTCTTGAACAACGAGGAGTGCAAGCAGTTGATGGAGAAATTTATGAAGGAGAAGCCGGAGCTCTGGTAA